In Humulus lupulus chromosome 6, drHumLupu1.1, whole genome shotgun sequence, a single genomic region encodes these proteins:
- the LOC133781981 gene encoding uncharacterized protein LOC133781981 codes for MGERKVLNKYYPPDFDPSKLPRIRRPKNQQIKVRMMLPMSIRCNTCGNYIYKGTKFNSRKEDVDGETYLGIQIFRFYFKCTRCSAEIAMKTDPQNSDYVVESGAMRNFEPWRDEDELVDKEKQKRESEEMGDAMKSLENRTLDSKREMDIMAALDEMKSMKSRHATVSVDAMLEALQRTAVLKEKKLEEEDEALIKSVVFHNSKDYVRRIDDDDDDLDNDDDDDDDDADPIHRQTSTSSANPIHNETLFDPIVRGKRKDPEAPVRLVTGSSTRIIVKKSKAEEKKPEGGSGSVLQSLCQNYGSEDSE; via the exons ATGGGAGAAAGAAAGGTATTGAATAAGTACTATCCACCAGATTTCGATCCATCAAAACTCCCTCGGATTCGGAGGCCTAAGAACCAGCAGATTAAGGTTCGCATGATGCTTCCCATGAGTATCCGCTGCAATACTTGTGGGAATTATATTTACAAGGGTACCAAATTTAATTCCCGCAAGGAAGACGTCGATGGCGAG ACTTATTTGGGTATCCAAATATTTAGATTTTATTTTAAGTGCACTCGGTGCTCGGCTGAGATTGCAATGAAAACAGACCCACAAAATTCAGATTATGTTGTGGAGTCTGGCGCCATGAGAAATTTCGAACCTTGGCGTGATGAGGATGAG CTAGTAGATAAGGAGAAACAGAAAAGGGAATCAGAAGAGATGGGGGATGCTATGAAATCTCTGGAGAATAGAACACTGGACTCTAAAAGAGAGATGGATATCATGGCGGCTTTGGATGAGATGAAGTCCATGAAG TCAAGACATGCTACTGTCAGTGTAGATGCAATGCTTGAGGCCTTGCAACGTACAGCTGTGCTGAAG GAGAAGAAACTGGAGGAGGAGGATGAAGCACTAATAAAATCTGTTGTTTTCCAT AATTCTAAGGATTACGTTCGACggattgatgatgatgatgatgatcttgACAATGACGATGACGACGACGACGATGATGCTGATCCAATTCATCGCCAAACTAGCACTTCGAGTGCCAATCCAATTCATAATGAAACTTTGTTTGATCCAATTGTTAGAG GAAAGCGAAAAGATCCTGAGGCTCCAGTTAGACTTGTTACCGGATCTTCAACAAGAATTATTGTTAAAAAATCAAAAGCGGAGGAGAAAAAACCAGAGGGAGGCAGTGGCAGTGTACTGCAGTCACTGTGTCAAAACTATGGGAGCGAGGACAGCGAATAG